The Armatimonadota bacterium genome includes a window with the following:
- the dapF gene encoding diaminopimelate epimerase: MRFTKMHGLGNDYVVIDGVSRALEIPEQSLPRLAREMSGRHFGIGSDGIILVLPSKAAHFRMRIFNPDGSEAEMCGNGMRIFARYVYDHKLTDRRELEIETLAGIIRPRLQLRAGKVTAVTVDMGVPRLERKEIPMKGKGGRPLRERLRVLGERFEATCVSMGNPHCVIFVEDVDKFPVERLGPAIERHDLFPRRTNVEFVQVVGPAELRMRVWERGAGETLACGTGAAAALVAAHLTGRSGRKAVIHLRGGDLRVSWNPDDHVFITGPAEEVFAGEWPGGD, from the coding sequence ATGCGCTTCACCAAGATGCACGGACTGGGCAATGATTACGTCGTCATTGACGGCGTCAGCCGGGCCCTGGAGATACCCGAGCAGAGCCTGCCGCGGCTGGCGCGCGAGATGTCGGGCCGCCATTTCGGCATCGGCTCCGACGGCATCATCCTGGTGCTGCCGTCGAAGGCCGCGCATTTCCGCATGCGGATTTTCAACCCCGATGGCAGCGAGGCCGAGATGTGCGGCAACGGCATGCGCATCTTCGCCCGCTATGTCTATGACCACAAGCTGACCGACCGGCGCGAGCTGGAAATCGAAACCCTGGCGGGGATTATCCGCCCCCGGCTGCAACTGCGCGCGGGCAAGGTCACCGCGGTAACCGTGGATATGGGCGTCCCCCGCCTGGAGCGCAAGGAAATCCCGATGAAAGGCAAGGGCGGCCGCCCCCTGCGCGAGCGCCTGCGCGTGCTCGGCGAGCGCTTCGAGGCCACCTGCGTCTCCATGGGCAATCCCCACTGCGTCATCTTCGTGGAGGACGTGGACAAGTTCCCGGTGGAGCGCTTGGGCCCGGCGATCGAGCGCCACGACCTCTTCCCGCGGCGCACCAACGTCGAGTTCGTCCAGGTCGTCGGCCCCGCGGAGCTGCGCATGCGGGTATGGGAGCGCGGGGCGGGGGAGACCCTGGCCTGTGGCACCGGCGCCGCCGCGGCCCTGGTGGCGGCGCACCTGACCGGGCGCAGCGGGCGCAAGGCGGTCATCCACCTGCGCGGGGGCGACCTCAGGGTGTCGTGGAACCCGGACGATCACGTCTTCATCACCGGCCCCGCGGAGGAGGTCTTCGCCGGCGAGTGGCCGGGAGGGGATTAA
- a CDS encoding GxxExxY protein, giving the protein MHINEITEQVIGAAIEVHRELGPGLLESAYEECLARELALRQIPFERQKAIPVTYKGRKFDAGFRADMIVADQVLVELKAVESIVPIHEAQVLTYLKLAGLHVGLLINFNVPVLAKGIRRFVNGPAPTE; this is encoded by the coding sequence ATGCACATCAACGAAATCACAGAGCAAGTAATTGGCGCTGCTATCGAGGTGCATCGAGAGCTCGGCCCCGGACTGCTCGAAAGCGCGTACGAAGAGTGTTTGGCCCGCGAGCTGGCCCTACGGCAGATTCCGTTCGAGCGGCAGAAGGCCATTCCAGTCACGTACAAGGGTCGTAAGTTCGACGCCGGCTTTCGAGCAGACATGATCGTAGCCGATCAGGTGTTGGTGGAACTGAAGGCCGTGGAGAGCATTGTGCCTATTCACGAGGCGCAGGTGTTGACCTATCTCAAGCTTGCCGGCTTGCACGTGGGGTTGCTCATCAACTTCAACGTTCCGGTTCTCGCGAAGGGCATCCGCCGGTTCGTCAACGGCCCTGCTCCCACAGAATGA
- the miaA gene encoding tRNA (adenosine(37)-N6)-dimethylallyltransferase MiaA, with the protein MNNRSCARSEAPLLVIVGPTAAGKTAVAVECCLALGGELVSADSMQVYRHLDIGTSKPTPEERRGIPHHCLDLVEPDEEYSVARYQADAGAAITDIHARGKLPVLCGGTGLYIRAVLYGLDLPIAAADWDLRARLEDEAQRHGAQALHDRLRQVDPVAAARIHPHNVRRVVRALEVYVLTGRPISSHHRLDQAPPAKYNVLAFGLNLPRGELYRRIDARVEAMMARGLLEEVRRLADRGYSQDMTSMKGLGYRQLAQHLRGEATLEAAVRLIKRDTRHYARRQLTWFRAEPDLRWIAVDAAGGNIAVAKIICDSFSPPGLPTLSS; encoded by the coding sequence GTGAACAATCGTTCTTGCGCGAGGTCTGAAGCGCCCCTCCTCGTCATCGTCGGCCCGACCGCGGCGGGCAAGACCGCGGTCGCGGTGGAGTGCTGCCTGGCGCTGGGGGGCGAGCTCGTCTCCGCCGATTCCATGCAGGTCTACCGCCACCTGGACATCGGCACGAGCAAGCCGACCCCCGAGGAGCGTCGCGGTATCCCCCATCACTGCCTGGACCTGGTGGAGCCGGACGAGGAATACTCGGTGGCGCGCTACCAGGCGGACGCGGGCGCGGCGATTACGGACATCCACGCGCGGGGGAAGCTGCCGGTGCTGTGCGGCGGCACCGGGCTGTATATCCGCGCCGTGCTCTACGGCCTCGACCTACCCATCGCGGCGGCGGACTGGGACCTGCGCGCGCGCCTGGAGGACGAGGCGCAGCGGCATGGGGCGCAAGCGCTGCACGACCGCCTGCGCCAGGTGGATCCCGTCGCGGCGGCGCGCATCCACCCCCACAACGTGCGCCGGGTGGTGCGCGCGCTGGAGGTCTATGTGCTAACCGGACGTCCTATCTCCAGCCATCATCGCCTTGACCAGGCGCCGCCGGCTAAGTATAATGTGCTGGCGTTTGGGCTCAACCTGCCGCGCGGCGAGCTTTACCGGCGCATAGACGCGCGCGTGGAGGCGATGATGGCGCGCGGCCTGCTGGAGGAGGTGCGCCGGCTCGCTGACCGCGGGTACTCCCAGGACATGACCTCCATGAAGGGTCTGGGCTATCGTCAGTTGGCGCAGCACCTGCGAGGGGAGGCGACCCTGGAGGCGGCGGTGCGCCTCATCAAGCGCGATACGCGCCATTACGCGCGCCGGCAGTTGACCTGGTTTCGCGCGGAGCCGGACTTGCGGTGGATCGCGGTTGATGCCGCGGGCGGAAACATCGCTGTTGCCAAGATTATCTGCGACTCCTTTAGTCCCCCGGGATTGCCGACGCTGTCATCCTGA